In Anopheles ziemanni chromosome X, idAnoZiCoDA_A2_x.2, whole genome shotgun sequence, the genomic window TGGTTTGACGGAGGATCAGATCGGAACGCAGTCAACGCTTCAATTTATGCCCGACGAGAAGATAAAGGCACTTGGTATCGCTTGGGAGCCCGAAGCTGACGTTTTATCCTTCGAGTCGCGGATCGACGCCGACACCAGCTACCCCACAATGCGGATAATATTCTCTGGCATCTCCCGAATGTTCGATCCGATAGGATTGATATCGCCGATCATCATTCGCGCTAAGTTGCTGATGCAGGAATTGTGGGTGCAGAAGCCTGGCTGGGATAATCCTGTTTCTGACAGCATCTACAAAAAGTGGACATCCATTAAATCCGACTGGCCAATTATTTCCGGTTATAAAAGTGATCGCTACGCTCTCTTACCTGATTCTCGCGTTCAGTTACATACGTTTTGTGATGCCTCTGAAGCCGCGTTCGGTGCATGTATTTACTCGcgttgtgaaaacaaacaaggacACGTACGAATATCGCTATTGGCATCGAAGTCACGTTTAGCACCACTAAAACGGGTTACATTACCGCGATTGGAACTTAATGCAGCCGTTACAGGAGCGCATTTATACGATCGTGTGAAGCAAGCGATGGGACTCGAATTAGCGGAGTCATATTTTTGGTCCGACTCGACAGTTACGCTGCATTGGCTGAGTTCACCGCCCAACAATTGGAAAACGTATGTAGGCAATCGCGTCGCGGAGGTGCAAGCCTACTCACATCTCCATCCCTGGAAACACATTGCGGGATGTTCGAATCCTGCTGATTTGGTATCACGAGGCGTGACCGCAGCAGATTTCGTGAAAAGTGCACTGTGGAGCAGCGGTCCAGAGTGGTTAATTCGTCCAGCGTCTGAATGGCCAAATTCAACACCAACGGTTGCGGATGGTGCCGAGCTAGAGATTCGTCAAGTGAGTGCAGCGGTTGCCGTCATCGAGACAGTGCATCCTTGGTTCGAGCGGTACTCATCATACACCAAGCTTCTACGCGTCATTGGGTATTGCCTTAGATTCGTGCGCAATGCTAAGGAGAAGTGCCGTACTCGCCGCGATCCATTGGAGCCCCCAGCGTCATCAACTATCACTACGGACCTCATGGAAGCTGCTAAAACTGTGCTATGCAAGCTGGCACAGCAAGACGCATTTCCAACGGAGCTCGAGCGGTTGAGGAAGCGTGAGGTGGTTCCAAAGCGCTCACCACTTAGACGTCTGAGCCCGTTCATCGACAGCGAAGGAGTTATGAGAGTAGGAGGACGCCTCAAGCTCTCACAACTGCCTTAtcaatcgaaacatccaattcTTCTGCCCAAGAAGCACATCTTCGCACGCCGCATCGCAGAGCACCTTCATAGAGAACTCATACATGGTGGCGGAAGATTGCTGCTTTCCCAGATTCGCGAAGAATGTTGGCCACTCGACGGACGACATCTGGTGAAAAGCGTCGTTAGACACTGCTTACGATGCATTCGCCAACAGCCCATACTTGCGCAGCAACAAATCGGGCAGTTACCATCATCGCGGATCACACCGAATCGACCGTTCGCGACCATCGGAGTGGACTATGCTGGGCCGATCTACCTACGACCGATCCACAAACGAGCAGAGCCCGCCAAAGCATACCTCTgcgtatttgtttgctttgctacGAAGGCTGTTCACCTGGAACTAGTGGGTGATTTGACCACTGCTGGTTTCCTAGCATCACTTCGACGGTTTGCATCGCGCCGAGGACGTCCGTCCCATATCTACTCGGACAACGGTAAAAACTTCGAAGGCGCAGCCCGGGAGCTTAGTGAGCTATTCGAGATGCTCCATGATGAGGAGCAAAGCAACATCATCGTTTCGACTTGTGCTGATATGGGCATCACTTGGCACTTCAGTCCACCAAGGGCTCCACACTTTGGCGGATTGTGGGAAGCTGCAGTGAAGACCGCCAAAAGACACCTGTTTCGCCAGCTGGGCAGCACGAGACTGCCTTATGAAGGATACATCACTGTGCTGCACCAAATAGAGGCAGCAATGAATTCGCGTCCGCTGTTGCCTATGTCGGACGACCCCAACGATTTAGCCGCTTTAACACCTGCACATTTTCTTATAGGCACATCCATGAACGCTATCCCCGAGCCGGACTATTCAACCCGAAAGACGTACACCCTGAGCGAGTGGCAGAAGTGGCAACTGCTCGTCCAGCGCTTCTGGAAACATTGGGCCGGCGAGTATCTACAAGAGATGCAAAGGGATACGATGAAGACCTGCAGCAATTCAGATTTCTCACCTGGCAGACTGGCAATCCTGATGGACGAGGCTCTTCCTACAACACAATGGCCACTCGCGCGGATAGTTGAGACGCACCCCGGCACGGATAGTTTGACACGTGTGGTAACATCAA contains:
- the LOC131291227 gene encoding uncharacterized protein LOC131291227, which gives rise to MLQGAGQSTRPLKESVHAKIASRTKQFEVGVVFLIVDKLMANLPLRDVNTTSWNIPSELILADPEFYKSSAIDIILGARHYAAFFEGSAQLKLAPTLSTLQESVFGWVVTGSIGSPEPSEGTSNVAHTTAVICMTTLEESIERFWKSEELWFNDGYSPEERQCEAIYRNTTQRDPSGRYIVRLPKQPDFFDKLGLSRDMALNRFILLERRLQRDPDLKEEYHKFMKEYLELGHMTPTSPADNDHGYYLPHHPVLKESSTTTKLRVVFDGSAKTSTGYSLNEALRVGPVVQDQLLDIILRFRTYKVALVGDIAKMYRQIEVHPDDRRFQRVLFRFSPDASVETYELNTVTYGLAPSSFLATRTLLQLAEDEGTNFPHAAQALVQNFYVDDFIGGADSEEQAKQLREELDELLKKGGFSLRKWTSSKLAVLSGLTEDQIGTQSTLQFMPDEKIKALGIAWEPEADVLSFESRIDADTSYPTMRIIFSGISRMFDPIGLISPIIIRAKLLMQELWVQKPGWDNPVSDSIYKKWTSIKSDWPIISGYKSDRYALLPDSRVQLHTFCDASEAAFGACIYSRCENKQGHVRISLLASKSRLAPLKRVTLPRLELNAAVTGAHLYDRVKQAMGLELAESYFWSDSTVTLHWLSSPPNNWKTYVGNRVAEVQAYSHLHPWKHIAGCSNPADLVSRGVTAADFVKSALWSSGPEWLIRPASEWPNSTPTVADGAELEIRQVSAAVAVIETVHPWFERYSSYTKLLRVIGYCLRFVRNAKEKCRTRRDPLEPPASSTITTDLMEAAKTVLCKLAQQDAFPTELERLRKREVVPKRSPLRRLSPFIDSEGVMRVGGRLKLSQLPYQSKHPILLPKKHIFARRIAEHLHRELIHGGGRLLLSQIREECWPLDGRHLVKSVVRHCLRCIRQQPILAQQQIGQLPSSRITPNRPFATIGVDYAGPIYLRPIHKRAEPAKAYLCVFVCFATKAVHLELVGDLTTAGFLASLRRFASRRGRPSHIYSDNGKNFEGAARELSELFEMLHDEEQSNIIVSTCADMGITWHFSPPRAPHFGGLWEAAVKTAKRHLFRQLGSTRLPYEGYITVLHQIEAAMNSRPLLPMSDDPNDLAALTPAHFLIGTSMNAIPEPDYSTRKTYTLSEWQKWQLLVQRFWKHWAGEYLQEMQRDTMKTCSNSDFSPGRLAILMDEALPTTQWPLARIVETHPGTDSLTRVVTSRTAKGISVRPIAKICLLPEATN